In Phaseolus vulgaris cultivar G19833 chromosome 10, P. vulgaris v2.0, whole genome shotgun sequence, a single genomic region encodes these proteins:
- the LOC137818390 gene encoding protein SLOW WALKER 2 → MVKLKSSKSNKEEDVDILKSDVASFASSLGLSTSHSHSGFNDVDFRKAKPNKPPKKQQPPEKATPQSTQKPKNKTLSKNNGPHEKSNPKPEPKPKPPVLSLENGSSNEKGFNKFKNLPKLPLIKASGLGVWFEDMAELEEKVIGEGKRVELRNMEEWKGFVEKKRELGERLMAQYAKDYESSRGQSGDIKMLVSTQRSGTAADKVSAFAVLVGDNPMANLRSIDALLGMVTSKVGKRHALTGFEALQELFIASLLPDRKLKTLVQRPLKHLPETKDGYSLLLFWYWEECLKQRYERFVGALEEASRDMLPALKNKALKAIYVLLSRKSEQERKLLSALVNKLGDPDNKAASNADFHLSNLLSDHPNMKAVVIGEVDSFLFRPHLGPRSQYHAINFLSQIRLTNKGDGPKVAKRLIDVYFALFKVLITGAISNQKLDKSGKGNAKEDKSKELSESHVELDSRLLSVLLTGVNRAFPFVSSNEADDIVDVQTPVLFQLVHSKNFNVGVQALMLLDKISSKNQIASDRFYRALYSKLLLPAAMYTSKAEMFIALLLRAMKRDVNLKRVAAFSKRLLQIALQQPPQYACACLFLLSELLKARPPLWNTVLQNESVDEELEHFEDVIEDVTEPDNEPSSVSNKQKDDVAVAKNGEDPNSDSSSESEDDLPAASEDDDSDDDGSGDAGFLLAKKETDHKKSKKSKSVSNNDSQQSQLSAEKSSLPGGYDPRHREPSYCNAERVSWWELMVLASHAHPSVSTMAKTLLSGANIVYNGNPLNDLSMTAFLDKFVEKKPKQSTWHGGSQIEPAKQMDVNNQLIGAEILSLAEEDVPPEDLVFHKFYTNKMSSTSKTKKKKKKSANEEAAEELFDIDDGEVDGGDESDNEEIENLLDSTDPSVGQDSDYDYDDLDEVAGEEDEDLIGDVSDGEMDMDIPSDIGEEEDDAPIDDVGIDDDDDDGIDIQVGDVDDGSDGDGEEVGKRKRKHKSGGKKGVSPFASYEEFEHLMEDEDHTEKKASPKKNKSNKSKKRKK, encoded by the exons ATGGTGAAATTGAAGTCCAGCAAGTCAAACAAGGAAGAGGATGTTGACATCCTCAAATCAGATGTTGCCTCCTTCGCTTCCTCGCTCGGGTTATCCACATCACACTCCCACTCAGGTTTCAACGATGTCGATTTCCGCAAAGCCAAGCCGAACAAGCCCCCGAAAAAGCAACAACCACCTGAAAAAGCCACACCCCAAAGCACCCAGAAGCCAAAGAACAAAACTTTGAGCAAAAACAATGGACCCCACGAGAAGAGCAACCCCAAACCGGAACCGAAACCAAAACCCCCAGTTCTGTCACTGGAGAATGGTTCCAGTAATGAAAAGGGGTTCAACAAGTTCAAGAACCTGCCAAAGCTTCCTTTGATTAAGGCAAGTGGTTTGGGAGTGTGGTTCGAGGACATGGCGGAGTTGGAAGAGAAGGTGATCGGGGAAGGGAAGAGAGTGGAATTAAGGAATATGGAAGAGTGGAAAGGGTTCGTGGAGAAGAAGAGGGAGTTGGGGGAGAGGTTGATGGCACAGTATGCTAAAGATTATGAATCATCAAGGGGGCAAAGTGGTGACATTAAGATGTTGGTTTCAACACAGAGGTCCGGGACTGCTGCTGATAAAGTGTCTGCTTTTGCTGTGCTGGTGGGAGATAATCCAATGGCAAACTTGCGTTCTATTGATGCTCTTTTGG GAATGGTGACATCCAAGGTTGGAAAGCGCCATGCCTTGACTGGTTTTGAAGCACTGCAAGAATTATTTATTGCAAG TTTATTACCAGATCGTAAATTGAAGACCTTGGTACAGCGACCCCTAAAGCATCTTCCTGAAACTAAAGATGGTTACTCTCTTCTCCTTTTCTGGTATTGGGAGGAGTGTTTGAAGCAGAG ATATGAACGATTTGTTGGTGCACTAGAAGAAGCATCACGTGACATGCTACCTGCTTTAAAAAACAAGGCATTGAag GCCATATATGTGCTATTGAGTCGGAAGTCAGAGCAAGAACGCAAACTACTTTCTGCACTTGTTAATAAA CTTGGGGATCCAGATAATAAAGCAGCATCTAATGCTGATTTCCATTTGTCCAACCTTTTGTCTGACCACCCGAACATGAAG GCTGTGGTTATTGGCGAGGTGGATTCTTTTCTTTTCCGGCCTCATTTAGGACCACGATCACAGTACCACGCT ATTAATTTCTTGAGCCAAATCCGCCTAACAAATAAAGGAGATGGACCTAAAGTGGCAAAACGTCTTATAGATGTATACTTTGCATTGTTTAAG GTTTTAATTACTGGCGCAATCAGCAACCAGAAGCTTGATAAAAGCGGCAAGGGAAATGCTAAAGAGGACAAGTCAAAAGAGTTATCAGAATCACATGTGGAATTGGACTCTCGGCTTTTATCTGTTCTCCTAACT GGCGTGAATCGAGCATTTCCTTTTGTCTCAAGTAATGAAGCTGATGACATTGTTGATGTTCAAACTCCAGTACTTTTCCAATTG GTTCATTCAAAGAATTTTAATGTAGGAGTTCAAGCACTTATGCTTCTTGATAAAATTTCATCCAAAAATCAGATAGCCAGTGATCGGTTTTACCGTGCTTTGTATTCCAAACTTTTGCTTCCGGCTGCCATGTATACATCCAAG GCAGAAATGTTTATTGCACTTCTTCTCCGAGCAATGAAAAGGGATGTTAATTTAAAGCGTGTAGCTGCATTTTCTAAACGTCTATTGCAG ATTGCACTTCAGCAGCCACCACAATATGCCTGTGCATGCCTTTTCCTTCTGTCTGAACTTCTTAAAGCAAGGCCACCTTTATG GAATACGGTGTTGCAGAACGAGTCTGTAGATGAGGAACTTGAACACTTCGAAGATGTTATAGAAGATGTTACAGAACCTGATAATGAACCCAGCTCTGTATCAAATAAACAAAAGGATGATGTTGCAGTTGCAAAGAATGGTGAGGACCCCAATTCTGACAGTTCTTCAGAGAGTGAAGATGATCTTCCTGCAGCTTCTGAAGATGATGATTCTGATGATGATGGTTCAGGGGATGCGGGCTTTTTGCTTGCAAAAAAAGAAACTGATCATAAGAAATCAAAAAAGTCAAAATCTGTATCTAATAATGACAGTCAGCAATCACAGTTATCTGCTGAGAAGTCTTCCCTTCCTGGAGGCTACGATCCACGACACAGAGAGCCTTCGTACTG CAACGCAGAACGTGTAAGTTGGTGGGAGTTAATGGTGCTTGCTTCACATGCACACCCTTCAGTTTCTACTATGGCCAAAACTCTTCTATCGGGTGCCAATATTGTGTATAATGGAAATCCATTAAATGATCTCTCCATGACAGCTTTCCTAGACAAATTCGTGGAGAAGAAACCCAAACAAAGCACATGGCATGGTGGTTCTCAGATTGAACCTGCCAAGCAG ATGGATGTTAACAACCAATTGATTGGGGCAGAAATTCTTTCACTAGCCGAGGAAGATGTGCCCCCAGAGGATCTCGTCTTCCACAAGTTCTACACAAACAAAATGAGCTCCACTTCTAAAacgaagaaaaagaaaaagaagtcaGCTAATGAGGAGGCAGCTGAGGAGTTGTTTGATATTGATGATGGTGAGGTTGATGGTGGGGATGAGAGTGATAATGAAGAGATAGAGAATCTGTTGGATTCTACTGATCCATCTGTGGGACAAGACAGTGACTATGATTATGATGATTTGGATGAAGTTGCCGGTGAGGAAGATGAGGACTTGATTGGTGATGTTAGTGATGGTGAGATGGATATGGATATACCCTCTGATATAGGAGAGGAAGAGGATGATGCTCCAATTGACGATGTGGgcattgatgatgatgatgacgaTGGCATTGATATTCAGGTTGGAGATGTTGATGATGGTTCAGATGGTGATGGGGAGGAAGTTGGCAAAAGAAAACGAAAACATAAAAGTGGTGGTAAGAAAGGTGTTTCTCCATTTGCAAGTTATGAAGAGTTTGAGCATTTAATGGAAGATGAGGACCACACTGAGAAGAAAGCTTCCCCTAAGAAAAACAAGTCAAACAAATCTAAGAAAAGAAAGAAGTAA
- the LOC137818391 gene encoding 17.4 kDa class III heat shock protein, producing the protein MGRYGDSLNVDLAAAVNNLFHIPETVEKIIFPSSRGPDHQESRGVSSIIPVDILDTQKEFIFFMDVPGLSKSEIQVTVEDENTLVIRSNGKRKRHEGEDEGCKYLRLERRGPQNLLRKFRLPENANVSAITAKCENGVLTVVVGKHPPPKSKSVQVAIA; encoded by the exons ATGGGCAGATATGGTGATTCGTTAAACGTGGATTTGGCTGCTGCAGTGAACAATCTTTTCCATATTCCTGAAACCGTGGAAAAGATCATTTTTCCTTCTTCTCGTGGCCCTGATCACCAGGAGAGCAGAGGAGTTTCTAGCATCATTCCAGTGGACATTTTGGACACTCAGAAGGAATTTATATTCTTCATGGATGTTCCTGGTCTCTCCAAGTCTGAAATTCAG GTGACAGTTGAAGATGAGAACACACTAGTAATACGAAGCAATGGGAAGAGGAAACGCCATGAGGGAGAAGATGAAGGGTGCAAGTATCTGAGGCTGGAGAGGAGAGGGCCTCAGAATTTGCTGAGGAAGTTCCGTTTGCCTGAGAATGCCAATGTGTCTGCAATCACAGCTAAATGCGAAAATGGGGTTCTGACTGTAGTTGTTGGGAAGCACCCTCCTCCAAAATCCAAATCCGTTCAAGTTGCTATTGCTTGA